In the Caenorhabditis elegans chromosome X genome, one interval contains:
- the lro-1 gene encoding Lysosome-Related Organelle protein (Confirmed by transcript evidence;~Product from WormBase gene class lro), producing MRTFSVALLLVFFASSVSSVRYYSLADTFQSVIDTEKALEEELRVNFENARAARDKYREETQKKLNETLSKVSDAVKQRADELEKEKQEKAEAKKKEAEAAIEKWKEVSQQVGEFVESVKEKKQAKEQEKQQKIDDFVKTFTDKIKQKQEEKEAQRQEQIEKWKQASEKLQQQREELKQQIDAAKQKLDERRKQKLEELKTDLAQVKELVTAEVKRRVDEKNQRLGEQRENHEALKQQINDKLADIEQQGKNVGDQAKTYEQKKDELSDLIQDKMANQISDKLQGQLDKAALKEVLNEKKVEQAGAPPPVNEIPVDIAPKATILDEITGKAAWETVTWVLLALCILLSIALIIIIVYQVKQRSVYERLDGNNQVYNPTSERAPLLPPPATPITALPLAPAKEEQQF from the exons ATGAGAACATTCTCAGTTGCACTGCTGCTTGTCTTTTTTGCGTCGAGCGTTTCATCCGTTCGCTACTACTCCCTTGCTGACACCTTCCAGTCAGTAATTGATACGGAAAAGGCATTGGAAGAAGAACTGAgagttaattttgaaaatgcgaGAGCAGCAAGAGACAAATACCGGGAAGAGACTCAGAAGAAACTGAACGAAACGCTTTCAAAGGTATCTGATGCAGTTAAGCAGAGAGCCGATGAATTGGAAAAGGAGAAACAG gaaaaagcTGAAGCCAAGAAAAAGGAAGCCGAAGCAGCGATCGAGAAATGGAAGGAGGTTTCTCAACAAGTTGGAGAATTCGTCGAGTCAGTTAAGGAAAAGAAACAAGCCAAGGAGCAAGAAAAACAACAG aaaattgatgattttgtgaaaacttttacggacaaaatcaagcaaaaacaagaagaaaaagaagcacAGAGGCAGGAGCAAATTGAG AAATGGAAGCAAGCCTCTGAGAAGCTTCAACAACAAAGAGAAGAGTTGAAGCAACAAATCGATGCAGCCAAACAAAAGCTTgatgaaagaagaaaacaGAAACTGGAGGAATTGAAAACCGATTTGGCTCAAGTCAAAGAGCTGGTAACTGCTGAGGTGAAGCGTCGCGTTGACGAGAAAAATCAACGGCTTGGCGAACAAAGAGAAAATCATGAAGCTTTAAAGCAACAGATCAAT GATAAACTTGCTGATATTGAGCAGCAGGGGAAGAATGTTGGTGATCAGGCAAAAACATATGAGCAGAAGAAGGATGAACTTTCGGATCTTATTCAG GATAAGATGGCCAACCAAATTTCGGACAAGCTTCAGGGTCAACTTGACAAGGCAGCCTTGAAAGAAGTTTTGAACGAGAAGAAAGTTGAACAAGCTGGAGCCCCACCACCGGTTAATGAGATCCCCGTTGATATTGCTCCGAAAGCAACAATTCTTGACGA AATCACCGGAAAAGCTGCATGGGAGACTGTAACCTGGGTTCTTCTTGCTCTGTGCATCCTTCTTTCAATCGCCTTAATCATTATCATTGTTTATCAAGTCAAACAACGCTCTGTCTACGAACGGCTCGACGGCAACAACCAGGTTTACAATCCAACATCAGAAAGAGCCCCACTTCTTCCACCACCAGCAACTCCAATAACTGCTCTACCACTGGCTCCTGCCAAAGAAGAACAGCAGTTTTAA
- the lro-1 gene encoding Lysosome-Related Organelle protein (Confirmed by transcript evidence;~Product from WormBase gene class lro) produces the protein MRTFSVALLLVFFASSVSSVRYYSLADTFQSVIDTEKALEEELRVNFENARAARDKYREETQKKLNETLSKVSDAVKQRADELEKEKQEKAEAKKKEAEAAIEKWKEVSQQVGEFVESVKEKKQAKEQEKQQKIDDFVKTFTDKIKQKQEEKEAQRQEQIEKWKQASEKLQQQREELKQQIDAAKQKLDERRKQKLEELKTDLAQVKELVTAEVKRRVDEKNQRLGEQRENHEALKQQINDKLADIEQQGKNVGDQAKTYEQKKDELSDLIQDLIGQGVKDKMANQISDKLQGQLDKAALKEVLNEKKVEQAGAPPPVNEIPVDIAPKATILDEITGKAAWETVTWVLLALCILLSIALIIIIVYQVKQRSVYERLDGNNQVYNPTSERAPLLPPPATPITALPLAPAKEEQQF, from the exons ATGAGAACATTCTCAGTTGCACTGCTGCTTGTCTTTTTTGCGTCGAGCGTTTCATCCGTTCGCTACTACTCCCTTGCTGACACCTTCCAGTCAGTAATTGATACGGAAAAGGCATTGGAAGAAGAACTGAgagttaattttgaaaatgcgaGAGCAGCAAGAGACAAATACCGGGAAGAGACTCAGAAGAAACTGAACGAAACGCTTTCAAAGGTATCTGATGCAGTTAAGCAGAGAGCCGATGAATTGGAAAAGGAGAAACAG gaaaaagcTGAAGCCAAGAAAAAGGAAGCCGAAGCAGCGATCGAGAAATGGAAGGAGGTTTCTCAACAAGTTGGAGAATTCGTCGAGTCAGTTAAGGAAAAGAAACAAGCCAAGGAGCAAGAAAAACAACAG aaaattgatgattttgtgaaaacttttacggacaaaatcaagcaaaaacaagaagaaaaagaagcacAGAGGCAGGAGCAAATTGAG AAATGGAAGCAAGCCTCTGAGAAGCTTCAACAACAAAGAGAAGAGTTGAAGCAACAAATCGATGCAGCCAAACAAAAGCTTgatgaaagaagaaaacaGAAACTGGAGGAATTGAAAACCGATTTGGCTCAAGTCAAAGAGCTGGTAACTGCTGAGGTGAAGCGTCGCGTTGACGAGAAAAATCAACGGCTTGGCGAACAAAGAGAAAATCATGAAGCTTTAAAGCAACAGATCAAT GATAAACTTGCTGATATTGAGCAGCAGGGGAAGAATGTTGGTGATCAGGCAAAAACATATGAGCAGAAGAAGGATGAACTTTCGGATCTTATTCAG GATCTAATCGGGCAAGGTGTTAAGGATAAGATGGCCAACCAAATTTCGGACAAGCTTCAGGGTCAACTTGACAAGGCAGCCTTGAAAGAAGTTTTGAACGAGAAGAAAGTTGAACAAGCTGGAGCCCCACCACCGGTTAATGAGATCCCCGTTGATATTGCTCCGAAAGCAACAATTCTTGACGA AATCACCGGAAAAGCTGCATGGGAGACTGTAACCTGGGTTCTTCTTGCTCTGTGCATCCTTCTTTCAATCGCCTTAATCATTATCATTGTTTATCAAGTCAAACAACGCTCTGTCTACGAACGGCTCGACGGCAACAACCAGGTTTACAATCCAACATCAGAAAGAGCCCCACTTCTTCCACCACCAGCAACTCCAATAACTGCTCTACCACTGGCTCCTGCCAAAGAAGAACAGCAGTTTTAA
- the col-166 gene encoding Nematode cuticle collagen N-terminal domain-containing protein (Confirmed by transcript evidence) has protein sequence MSDEKQLEIEASSLRRVALVGVAVSFTATLVCVIAAPMLYNYMQHMQSVMQSEVDFCRSRSGNIWREVTRTQVLAKVSGGALRSRRQAGYESAGVEGSSVGHQGGCCGCGVSAAGPPGAPGSDGEDGADGQPGAPGNDGPDGPAATPAPAHEFCFDCPAGPPGPAGPAGPKGPNGNSGSDGQPGAPGNNGNAGGPGAPGQAGQDGHPGNAGAPGAPGKVNEVPGPAGAPGAPGPDGPAGPAGSPGAPGNPGSQGPQGPAGDNGGAGSPGQPGANGDNGADGETGAPGGCDHCPPPRTAPGY, from the coding sequence ATGTCTGACGAGAAACAACTCGAAATTGAGGCTAGCTCTCTCCGCCGTGTGGCTCTTGTTGGAGTTGCCGTCTCCTTCACCGCCACATTGGTGTGCGTCATTGCCGCCCCAATGCTCTACAACTACATGCAACACATGCAATCCGTTATGCAATCCGAAGTTGATTTCTGCCGTTCCCGATCTGGAAACATCTGGAGAGAGGTTACCCGCACTCAAGTTCTCGCCAAGGTTTCTGGAGGAGCCCTTCGTTCCCGCCGTCAAGCTGGATACGAGAGCGCCGGAGTTGAAGGATCTTCAGTTGGACACCAAGGAGGATGCTGCGGATGTGGAGTCTCTGctgctggaccaccaggagccccaggatcCGATGGAGAAGATGGAGCTGATGGACaaccaggagcaccaggaaacGACGGACCAGATGGACCAGCCGCCACCCCAGCCCCAGCTCACGAGTTCTGCTTCGACTGCCCagccggaccaccaggaccagccggaccagctggaccaaAGGGACCAAACGGAAACTCAGGATCCGACGGACagccaggagccccaggaaacAACGGAAACGCCGGAGgaccaggagccccaggacaagCCGGACAAGACGGACATCCAGGAAACGCCGGAGctccaggagccccaggaaagGTCAACGAGGTTCCAGGCCCAGCCGGAgccccaggagccccaggaccagacggaccagctggaccagcCGGAtccccaggagccccaggaaacCCAGGATCCCaaggaccacaaggaccagCCGGAGACAACGGAGGAGCTGGATccccaggacagccaggagccAACGGAGACAATGGAGCCGATGGAGAGACCGGAGCCCCAGGAGGTTGCGACCACTGCCCACCACCAAGAACCGCCCCAGGATATTAA